In Ipomoea triloba cultivar NCNSP0323 chromosome 7, ASM357664v1, a single genomic region encodes these proteins:
- the LOC116025829 gene encoding sufE-like protein 2, chloroplastic: MYCLALKPTSHSFFSSFLRISPEPVDLKPERRRFHGKAPAFLASRLESGKRPGKFKSRNPDSNPLFIPSFASNETPLEILNVGDKVRFLASEFKSLLEPIDKVKRLLHYATLLPPFDGSIRVRENRVAGCTAQVWLEAMMDNEGSMRFRVDSDSEITKGFSSCLLWLLDGATPMEVLSVGADDLAEMNVGLPSTGRSRVNTWHNVLTSMQNRTRDCVQNRENLQSLDEFQSLLVRPDLHFPSNGSYKEDKSRVLAPRS, from the coding sequence ATGTACTGTCTCGCCTTGAAACCTACTTCACATTCATTTTTCTCGTCTTTCCTGAGAATTTCGCCAGAGCCCGTTGATTTGAAGCCGGAACGTCGTCGTTTCCATGGGAAAGCTCCGGCCTTTTTGGCATCTCGCCTGGAAAGTGGGAAAAGACCCGGTAAATTCAAGTCAAGAAACCCGGATTCAAACCCTTTATTTATACCCAGTTTTGCCTCGAACGAAACCCCTCTCGAAATCCTCAATGTGGGGGATAAAGTTCGGTTCTTGGCTTCGGAGTTCAAGTCTTTGCTGGAGCCGATAGATAAGGTGAAAAGATTGTTGCACTACGCGACGCTTCTGCCGCCCTTCGATGGGTCGATTCGGGTCAGGGAAAACCGGGTCGCGGGTTGCACGGCCCAGGTTTGGTTAGAGGCTATGATGGATAATGAAGGGTCGATGAGGTTCAGGGTGGATAGTGATTCAGAGATCACTAAAGGGTTCTCTTCTTGCCTGCTATGGCTGCTGGATGGGGCTACTCCAATGGAGGTTCTGAGTGTGGGAGCAGATGACTTAGCAGAAATGAATGTGGGATTGCCCAGTACCGGGCGTTCAAGAGTGAATACTTGGCATAATGTGTTGACCAGCATGCAGAATAGGACCAGAGATTGTGTTCAGAATAGGGAAAATTTGCAGTCTTTGGATGAGTTTCAATCCCTGCTTGTTAGGCCTGATCTCCATTTCCCCTCAAATGGAAGTTACAAGGAAGATAAG